Genomic segment of Sulfitobacter faviae:
CACTGCGATCAAAGGCCGCCTCGTCCAGCCGCCCGTCGCTGCCCTCGGTCAGCTTGGCGATCTCGCCCATCATGCGGGTCTGGTGCTTTTCGGTCTGGGCGCCGGTCTGGTCATTTTCCAGCACGATCTCGGCGGCTTCCTCGACATTCTCCTCGGCGTATTTCCAGCCTTTCATGGAGGCCCGGACGAACCGCGCCAGCTTGTCGACCATCTCGGGGTCTTCGAGGTTCTCCTCGGTGGTATAAAGGCCGTCCTCCAGCGTGGAGATGCCTTCGTCCTCATATTTGAAGACCACCAGATCCTCGGGCGTCAGCCCTGCGTCGATCACCTGCCAATATTCGTTGTAGGTCATGGTGGTGGCGCATTCGACCTGCTTTTGCAGCAGGGGATCGACGTTGAAGTTGATCTTCTGGATCGTCACCCCACCGTCGGAGCCATCGGTCGGATAGCCCAGCTTGCCCATCCAACTCATCAGCGGGATCTCGTTGCCGAAGAACCATGTGCCCAGCGTGTGGCCGGGGAAATCCTCGGGGCTTTCGATGCCATGTTCCTTAAGGCAGGTGAGCATCAGGCCGGATTTCGCGAAGGGCTGTGCGATGTTGACGATGGGCGCGCCCTTCTCCCGCGCGGCCAGCGCCGAGGGCAGCCAGTCCACCATCACGTCGGCCCCGCCGCCCAAGAGCACTTGCACCGGCGCGATGTCCGGCCCGCCGGGCTTGATCGTGACGTCGAGCCCCTCTTCTTCGTAGAAACCCTTGTCCTTGGCCACATAGTAGCCCGCGAACTGGGCCTGCGTGACCCATTTGAGCTGTAGCGTCAGGTCGTCGGCGGCCTGCGCCACGCCCCCCCAGAGGCCCAAGGCCGCCCCGGCGGCGATCTTCGTGATGCTTTTCATTTTTATCTCCCTGTTGGTTGGTCGTCTCTAGTTCCTTTGGCTGGGGTGCCAGAAGGTCACCCGTCCTTCGATAAGGGCCATGATACCATAGAACGCCGATCCGGCTATTGCCGCGACAACAATCTCGGCCCAGACCAGATCAAGCGCAAGCTGACCCACCGAGGTGGAGATGCGAAAGCCCATCCCCAGCACCGGAGAGCCGAAGAATTCAGCAACGATGGCGCCAATGAGGGCAAGGGTGGTGCCGATCTTCAACCCGTTGAAGACAAAGGGCATCGCCGCCGGCAGCCGCAGCTTCACAAGCGTGCGCCAATAGCCCGCCGCATAGGTGCGCATCAGGTCGCGCTGCATCGCGTCGCTGGCCTGCAGCCCCTGCACCGTGTTCACCAGCATTGGGAAGAACACCATGACCACGACAATCGCCGCCTTGGACTGCCAGCCGAAGCCGAACCACATCACCATGATCGGCGCCATCCCGATGATCGGCAGCGCGGCGACGAAGTTGCCCACCGGCAAAAGGCCGCGTTGCAAGAACGGAAAGCGGTCAATCGCCAGCGCCGTCAGGAAAGCCGCGCCGCAGCCGATGATATAGCCGCTCAGCGCCCCCTTGATGACGGTCTGCACGAAGTCGATCCACAGGATATCGAGCGACGTGGCCATGCGCGCCGCGATGACCGAGGGCGCAGGCAGCAGCACTTGGTTAATCTCGAACCCGCGCACCACGCCCTCCCAAACGGCAATCAGCGTGATGCCAAAGACCAGCGGTGCCGCTAGTGACGCGCCCCGCGAGGGCCGCTGCCGCGCCAGCCAGACGTTGAGCGACAGGCCCGCGACCCATGCGACGATGGCAAAAACAACCCAGCCCATCACGCCATCCCCATCCGTTTCAAGGTCAGCCGCTGCACCAGCCCGATAAGCCCCACCATGGCCGCCGCAAGGGCTGCCGCCATCAGAAGCGCGCTCCAGATCTGCACGGTCTGGCCGTAGTAGCTGCCCGCCAGCAAGCGCGCGCCAAGGCCCGCGACAGCCCCCGTCGGCATCTCGCCCACGATCGCACCCACCAGCGAGGCCGCGACCCCCACCTTCAGCGAGGTGAA
This window contains:
- a CDS encoding ABC transporter substrate-binding protein, with the translated sequence MKSITKIAAGAALGLWGGVAQAADDLTLQLKWVTQAQFAGYYVAKDKGFYEEEGLDVTIKPGGPDIAPVQVLLGGGADVMVDWLPSALAAREKGAPIVNIAQPFAKSGLMLTCLKEHGIESPEDFPGHTLGTWFFGNEIPLMSWMGKLGYPTDGSDGGVTIQKINFNVDPLLQKQVECATTMTYNEYWQVIDAGLTPEDLVVFKYEDEGISTLEDGLYTTEENLEDPEMVDKLARFVRASMKGWKYAEENVEEAAEIVLENDQTGAQTEKHQTRMMGEIAKLTEGSDGRLDEAAFDRSAAITMEGGMITKAPEGAWTHEITDKALQ
- a CDS encoding ABC transporter permease; its protein translation is MGWVVFAIVAWVAGLSLNVWLARQRPSRGASLAAPLVFGITLIAVWEGVVRGFEINQVLLPAPSVIAARMATSLDILWIDFVQTVIKGALSGYIIGCGAAFLTALAIDRFPFLQRGLLPVGNFVAALPIIGMAPIMVMWFGFGWQSKAAIVVVMVFFPMLVNTVQGLQASDAMQRDLMRTYAAGYWRTLVKLRLPAAMPFVFNGLKIGTTLALIGAIVAEFFGSPVLGMGFRISTSVGQLALDLVWAEIVVAAIAGSAFYGIMALIEGRVTFWHPSQRN